In Halogranum gelatinilyticum, the DNA window AGGACTGCTGAAGGCGTTCCCGCGCGCGAAGCAGGGTGTCATCAGTGCCGGTCGCAACGAGGAGGCGGGGATGAACGAGGACGGCGAGTTCCCCATCACCATCGACTACGTGAAGCTCCCCGAGATCTCGGAGAAGGACACCGTCATCGTCGCCGACCCGATGCTCGCGACGGGCAGTACGATGTGTACCGTCCTCGACCACGTGCTCGCGGAGGCACCGGACTACGAGAACCTGTTCGTCCTCTCGGCGGTCAGCGCGCCCGACGGCCTGCTCCGCGTCGGCGAGCAGTTCCCGCAGGCCGACCTGCTGACGGTCGCCATCGACGACTACCTCGACGACGACGGCTACATCATCCCCGGTCTCGGCGACGCTGGCGACCGCGCGTTCCGCACGAAGTAACTCGGTCTCTCGTCTTCTCCGCTCGCTCTGTTTGCTCGCTCTCGCCGGTCGCGTCCGGCACGCTCACTCTCACCAGTCGCACCCACACAAACCGTTATACCACAGTCGCACGCACGACCCCCTATGTCAACGATTACGAGGTGGGGGGCGTGACCGACGACGCCTGCGACGCCTGTGGCGACGCCGTCCGCGACGCGCTCGCCCGGACTGTCCGACTCAGCGTCGACCGCTCGCAGATCGACTCCCAACGGCTCTGCCCGGACTGCTTCGCCGACTGGATCGCCCGCTACGAACGCGAGATGCAGCCCGACGACACGAGCCAACCCGTCGACAGCGACGCCGACATCATCGTCGACTGAGCTAGAGGTCGACGGAACAGGTCGTCCCGCGCGAGAGCCCCTCGCGCTCGATGTAGGCCGCGAGACAGCCGTAGTTACAGAACTGTCCCTCCTGTTCGTCGCCCGTCGCGTCGGCGAACGTGTAGACGGGGTCGTGGGCCGTCACGTCACAGCCACAGTAGTCGCAGGCGTCGCTCATAGGAGAGACGAGGCGGGGGAGGAAGTTAGCCGTTTGGCGGCTGTGCCGCGCGCGTACAACCCCCTCGCTTCGGGTCGAAAACCCGAAGAGAGCGGCCGGTTCGTCGCCGCAGGTGTTGCTCCCGAAACGCCCCCACGGAGACTCCGGAGCCGACAATAGCCGACCCCATATCTGGGAGTCGGCTTACTCGTCGTCGCCAGCGTCGTCGCCGCCGTCCTCGCCGTCGTCCGCGTTGTCACTGTCCTCACCAGCATCCGCGTCGTCCTCGTTCCCTGTCTCCTCACCCGCCGACAGGCCGTCGTCGCCGCGGTCGAGCGCGCGGGGGACGTCGTGGTGGGCCGAGTAGCCGTCGAACCAGCGGACGATGCGCTCGATGCGGTCGACGATATGGCCGGGTTCGCCCGAGCGCGATAGCTCGTGGCCCTCGCGCGGATAGCGGACGAGCCGGGTGTCGACGCCCGCCTTCTTCAGGAAGAGGTAGAACATCTCGCCGTTGTTGACGGGGACCCGGAAGTCGTTGTCCGCGTGGATGACGAGCGTCGGCGTCGTCACCTCGTCGGCGCGGGCGACGGGCGACTGCTCCCAGAGGAAGGCGGGGTCGTCCCACGGCGTCGTCCCGAAGTCCCACTCGACGAGCTTGAACGCGTCCGTCGAGCCGTAGAACGACGAGAGGTCGTAGACGCCGCGCTGGGCGACAGCTCCGGTGAAAAAGTCGGTCTGGCCGACGATCCAGCCGGTCATGAAGCCGCCGAAGCTGCCGCCGGTGACGAAGGCGTCGTCGGCGTCGACGCCGTCGCGTTCGCAGACGAGGTCGACACCGGCCATCACGTCCGCCATCGTCACCGCCCCCCAGTCGCGCTCGATGGCCATCGAGTGGGCCTCGCCGTAGCCGGTCGACCCGCGCGGGTTCGACCAGAAGACGACGTAGCCGCGCGCCGCGAGCGTCTGGAACTCGTGCCACATCGTCCCCGCCGTCGACCACATGGCGTGCGGACCGCCGTGGATCTCGACCGCGAGCGGATACGTCTCGTCCGCCTCGCGCTCGTCGAAGCCCGGGGGCGTCAAGAGCCAGCCCTGAATCTCGTGGCCGTCAGAGTCGAAGCGGAGTTCCTCGGGTTTGCGCACTTCGTGGGCAGCGAGATAGTCGGCGTTGAGTTTGGTGAGTCGGGTCGGCTCGTGGTCACCGCTCCGACCAGCCACGAAGACGTCGCCGGGATGGTCCCACTCGGAGCGTGCGACCGCGACCGCGTCGTCGCCGACGCTGAATCCGCTCACGTGGCCCTCACCGACGACGGTTTTCAACTCCGTGCCGTCGCTGGCGACGGTGCGGACGACGACGCGCCCCTCATCGGGCGTGACGAAGCCCAGTCGCTCCTCGCTCGGGTCCCACGCGATGCCGGCCGTGAGGTCGACCGTCCGGTCGAGGTCGGCGGTGAGGACCGTCGTCTCTCCCGTCGCGCGGTCGTAGACTTCGAGGTCGGTCCCCCGCATCGACAGCCCTTCCTCCGGGGTTCGAGGGTAGGCGACCCGGCCGTCTTCCGTCGCGGCGAGCACCGCCCCCCAGCCCGTCGTCTGCGTGACCAGTTCTTCGGTGCCCGCCTCGGTATCGGAGGCGAGCACGTCGACGACGACCGAGTCGTCGGTCGGGTCCGTCCGCTTGCTGGCGTAGTAGAGCGTCGTCGCGTCGCCCCACTCGACCCCGTTGTGGTCGTAGTCGCCGTCGGTGAGGCGTGTGAGTGTCTCCTCCTCACTGGCGAGGTCCAGCACGTAGACGTGGCTCCGCGTCCCGTCGATGTACTTGGCCCCTTGACGGTAGACCAGCCGGTCGACCACGCGCGGGTCGGGCGTCTCGCGTTCGTACTCCTCCTCCTCGCCGATGTCGAGGTCCAGTCCCTCCTCGCGTTCGGCTTCGGTCGCCGCCTGCGTGAAGGCGATGCGGGTGCCGTCGGGACTCCAGACCGGGCCGACGACGCCGCCCGGCACGTCCGTCACCTGTCGGGCCTCGCCGCCGTCGGTCGGCATGACCCAGAGTTGGGGTCGGTCGTCGTCGGCCCCGCGCGTGGAGACGAAGGCGAGGCGGTCGCCGCTCGGACTCCACCGTGGCTGGCTGTCGACGCCCTCCGCGACGGTGAACTGTCGGGAGTCACCCCCTTCGCTGTCGACGACGTAGACCGTCGACTCGTAGGTCTCGTCGTCCGTCGGGACGGAGCGAACGAACGCGACCCGCTCGCCGTCGGGCGAGAGCCGAGGGTCGCTCGGTTTGACGAGCCCGTGAAAATCGGCCGCGGTGATCGGGTTCATGCGACGGGGTCGGGCTTCGGTTAGATAGTCCTGCGGGAAGCGGAAGAGGCGTGTGACGGGGGCGAACCCCTTCGTTTCCGGTCGAGACCGTTGGCACCCGGTGAGTCGTGGGGCGGGGTCACCAGCATGGCGGCCGGTGACCGCTGGACGGGAGAACGCTGCCGGGGAACGACGCTACTTGAACAACAATACCCATGGACAAACATAAATAGTAACTGTAACTAGTAACTAGCATGCGTACCGACATAAACCGCCGTGACTTTATCGCAGCGACAGGAGTTGCCGGCCTGGCCGGTCTGGCCGGCTGTACTAGTGGTGGAGACGGTGGAGATGGTGGAGACGGCGGCGACGGTGGCGACGGCGGCACCGACACGCGCCTCTCGTGGCACGCTGGCGGGACCGGTGGGACGTATTTCCCGCTGTCGAACGAGTTCAAGCGGGTCGTCGAGGCCAACACCGACTACCGGCTGCAGGTGCAGTCGACCGGTGCGTCCGTCGAGAACGCGGGCAACCTCGGCTCCGGCAACGCCGACTTCGCGCTCATCCAGAACGACGTCGCCTTCTTCGCGAAGAACGGGACCGGCATCGACGCCTTCGACGGCAACGCCATCCCGAACCTCCGTGGTGTCGCGACGCTCTACCCCGAGACCATCCACATCGTCTCGCTGGCGAGCACGGGCATCGAGACGGTCTCGGACCTCGAAGGTGCGACCATCAACACCGGTGACCTCGGCTCCGGCACGCAGGTCAACGCGAACCAGATTCTCGACGCGGTCGGCATCTCCGACTACGACGAGCAGAACACCGGCTTCTCGCAGGCCGCAGACCAGCTCCGCAACGGCGACATTGACGCCGCGTTCGTCGTCGGCGGCTGGCCGGTCGGTGCCATCGAGGACCTCGCGACCTCGAACGACCTGACCATCGTCGAAGTCGACGGCGACGCCCGCGACGCCGTCAAGGAGTCCGGCTCCTACTTCGCCGACGACGAGATTCCGGCCGGCACCTACAACGGTGTCGACGAGCCGCGACAGACGGTCGCCGTCCAGGCGATGATCGCGACGAGTTCCGAACAGCCCGACGAGGTCGTCGAGGCGGTCACCGCGGCCATCTTCGACAACGTCTCCGAGCTGACCATCAAGACGGACTTCATCAGCGCGGACTCCGCACAGGACGGGATGTCCATCGAACTCCACCCCGGTGCGGCAGCCTACTTCGAGGGATAACCCTCCTCGTCACGGCAGACGTACCGTCGTTCGACCACACCCACATCCACTTATTACGTCATGACAGACTCCAAACCGGTTCGACTAGCGGCCGGACTGCTCGCCCTGCTCGTCGTCGTCAGCGGTGTCGCCGCCGCCGTTCCCGGCGGACAGGCACTCGTCGTCGAGGACGCCGAGACCGGCGAGACGCTGTTGACCGTGCCGGTCGAAGAGGAGACAGTCGTGGCGCTGGAGTACACCCACAGCGTCGAGAAGACGCCCGTCCTCGACGTCTACGCCGTTCGCGACGACGAACTCGTGATGACGCGGATGGAGTTCGAGTCGTTCGGCTGGGGGCTGCCCGCCCGGGCGAACGTCACCAACGAGAACGGGACGTTCGTCTTTGACCCCGAGGGGTCGTTTAGCGAGCTGTACGTCACGCCCGGGACCGTCGCAGACCACCGGCTCCACGTCGGTGACCGGACGTACGACCTCGTCACCGTCGCCGGGGGCGAACACTCCGTCCGACTCCACGTCGTCCAACGGTCGCTCTTGAGGACGGGAATCGAGAGGCTCACGCCATGACAACCAACACCGACACAGAGACAGAGGAACTGACCGAAGAAGAGAAACAGAAACTCCTGCAGGAGCTGGAGCGGAAACGGTCGCTCCGTGGTCCCGCCGCCGTCGTCGTCGCCGTCGTCGGCATCCTCTTTTCGGCCTATCAGATGTGGATCGCCGCTCGCGGCTTCGAGTTCGAGGTGATGCTTCCCGGACTCGGCGAGGTCGGCTTCGCACTCCAACAGCTCCAGATCAACGCCATCCACGTCGTCTTCGCGCTCGTGTTGACGTTCCTGCTGTTTCCGGCCTCGACCGGCGACGGCTTCGTCTCACGACGGCTGAAGGCGATTCCCCCGGCAGTCCGCGACCGGGCCGGCAAGGACAGCCCGGTGACCGGCGCGGTCGAGGGCCTCAGAGCGGCCGTCGCGTGGATCGCCGGCGACCCCGAACGCAACCGAGTGACGCCGCTCGACGTGGTGTTCATCCTCTTCTCGCTGGCAACGGGACAGTATATGCTCACCCAGTTCGACGAGATTCAGCGGATGCGGGCACTCGGCCTCGACGCGGGCCGGACGGTCGGTGAGATTCACTGGTATCTCGCCCCAATCGCGGACGCGATCTCGCTCGTCGGCATCCCGCTGAACGAGGTCTCGTGGGCCTTCGTCCTCGGCGTCGCCGGCGTGTTGCTCGTCCTCGAAGCGACGCGGCGGACGCTCGGGCTCTACTTGATGCTCATCGTCTCGTCGTTCATCGTCTACGCGCGCTACGGCTATCTCATCCCGCTGGACGCGCCGTTCGTCGGCGTCCTCTCGATTCAGCCGGGGCAGTGGTCGAGCATCATCACCGACCTCTGGTACAACACCAACAACGGGGTCTTCGGGATTCCCGTCACCGTCTCGGTGCAGTTCATCTACATCTTCATCCTCTTCGGGGCGTTCCTGGAGATGTCCGGGGCGGGCCAGTGGTTCATCGACCTCGCCTACGGCGCGACCGGCTCGCGGAAGGGCGGCCCCGCGAAGGCGAGTATCCTCTCGTCGGGCTTCATGGGGACCATCTCCGGCTCCTCAATCGCCAACACCGTGACGACCGGCGCGTTCACCATTCCACTGATGAAACGCTCCGGCTACCGGGCGGAGTTCGCGGGGGCCGTCGAGGCGTCGGCGTCCTCCGGCGGGCAGATTCTCCCGCCGGTCATGGGCGCGGCTGCGTTCCTCATCGTCGAGTACACCGGGACGCCCTACAGCGACGTCATCACCGCCGCCGCCATCCCGGCTATCGTCTTCTTCTTCGGGGTCTGGGTCATGGTCCACCTCGAAGCCTCCCGGGTCGGCATCGGCGGCATCGACCCGAGTGAACTGGTCAATCTCGGGTCGCACCTCAAGCGTGGCTGGTTCTACCTCGTCCCGCTCGGGCTGCTGCTCTACTACCTCATCGTCGCCCGCCTCTCCGTCGCGCGGTCGGCGTGGTTCACCATCGTCGCCATCATCGCACTCATCGCGCTCATGGCGGCGTACAACGAGCGGACCCGGCTGCCCCTCTTTGCGGCCATCAGCGGCCTGTTCGTCGCCGAGACCGCCGCGTTCCTCGTCACCGGTGTCGACCTCGTCAGTGCGGTGACGGGCACTGGCGGTGCGGGGCTGGCACCGCTGGCCGCCGTCGAAGCGGCCGCGGGGACGCTCGGGACCATCATCCTCTTCGTCAGCTTCGCGACGCTCCTGTTCAGTCCGAAGAGCGGGTCGCCGCTGCTCGACTACGACGACCAGGTCGACGACACCGCCGAGTCGCTCATCCCGAATCTCGCCGACAACAAGGCCGCGAAGTTCACCACCTTCATCGTGAAGTCGATGGACTCCGGCGCGCGGACCGCGACGACCGTCGTCATCGCCGTCGCCGCCGCGGGGATCATCCCCGGCGTCATCTCCGTGACCGGTCTCGGCCCGAACCTCACCGCGCTGTTGCTCGACATCTCGGGCGGCTCGCTCGTCCTCCTGCTCGTGATTACGGCCATCTCCTCGATCATCCTCGGGATGGGGATGCCGACGACGGTGACGTACATCATCCTCGTCTCGATGCTCGCCGCCCCCATCTCGCAGGCGGCCGCGATTCCCATCCTCGCGGCCCACCTGTTCATCCTTTACTTCGGCGTCATCGCCGACATCACGCCGCCCGTCGCCGTCGCGGCCTACGCCGCCTCCGGGGTCGCCAAGTCCGACCCCTTCGAGACGGGCGTCGAGGCGTTCTCGCTCTCCCTGAACAAGGCCATCGTGCCCTTCGCGTTTGTCCTCTCGCCGGGTATCCTGCTCATCCGCGGAGTGGGAGACGGCGACGACGTGAACGTCCTGACGCTCGCGGACGTGGCTGACCTCGGCTTCTTCATCCCGGAGGTCCTCATCCCCATCGTCTGCGTCTTCGTCGGCGTTCTCGCGCTCGGGCCGACCATCATCGGCTACTTCTACACCCACGTGGGCCGGACCGAGCGCGTGCTCTTCGCCGTCTCGGCACTGCTGCTCATGGCACCCGCACTCGTGTTCACGCCGGTGTTCACGCTCCTGTCGCTCAGCGGTGGCGGCATCGCCGACAACACGCTCGTCTACGACCTCGGCCTGCGCGCGGTCGGTGCCGTGCTGTTCGGCATCCTGACGCTGAAGAACCGCGACAGCAGCAAGCGGGGCGACCAGCCGAGTCCCGTCGGTGGGTCCGCAGAAGCGACTGCCGAGTAAGCGTCCAGCCGACTACTCGATTTTTACGCGACCACTCGTCGCACTCCGCAGCCGGTCGCGGAGTTCGTCTGCGTCGTCTACGGGGACGCGCACCGCGAAGCGGACGTCGGACTCGTAGGCCGCCTCGAACTCGACGCCTGTACTCTCCAGAATCCCGCGAACCGTGCCCGAGTCGTCGTACTCGGTGACGAGTTCGAGGCGTTCGTGGGGAACCTCCTCGACGACGCCCGCGGCCTCGACTGCCTCCTTGACGGCGCGGGAGTAGGCCCGAGCCAACCCGCCGACGCCGAGGTTCGTCCCGCCGTAATAGCGCGTGACGACGACGGCGACGTTACGGATGTCCTGCTGGACGAGGACGTTCAGAGCCGGTTTCCCGGACGACCCGGTCGGTTCGCCGTCGTCGCTCTGATACTCTCGGAGCATGACATCGCCGGGTGCTCGCTTGCTCGATGCCTCACCGGCGGGGACGCGGTAGGCGGGGACGTTGTGGGTCGCGTCGGGATGCAACTCCTCGATCTCGTCGATGAACGCCTCCGCCTCCGCGACGGTGTCGGCGGGGGCGACGTAGCCGATGAACTCGGAGCCTTGGACCTCGAAGGAGGCCTCGGCGCGGTCGGCGACGGTCCGGTAGGCGTCGGTCATGTCACGGAGTGGTCGGTCGGACGGCAAAAGAATTCGCACACTCAGCCGTCCGCGTCAGGTGTCCACCTCGACCTCCTGACTCTCCTCGCTCCGGACGTAGCCGACGATGGCGACGAGTCCGGCCGCGAGGAGCGAGAGGACGCCGAGCGCGGAGGCGACGAGACCGACGAGGAGTCCGTCGGGGAAGTTGAAGTCGTCGACGGCGACGGGTGCCGCGACGGCGTAGGTAGTGTCGCCCTTCCGAACGAGCGGTTCGTCGGGGACCGGCTCGTCGGACCACGGCCGGTACCAGTCGTCGTGGACGGTCGCGTTCCGAATCGCGTCGAACGTCGCCTGCTCGTCGGTGGGAAGTGCCTCGTAGGAGACCAGCAGGTCGCGGCGGACGGCGTCGGCGACGGCCGAGTCGTTGGCGCGGGTCGCGCGGGCGACGGTCGTGCCCTCGTCGGTCGAGAGTTCGAGGGCGTACACGCCGTCTCTCGTACTCTCGTTCGCGACGAACGGATACTCCTCGTCGATGGCGACGAGGTCCGCGCGGACGGAGTCGTTGGAGGTCGTCGCACGGCCCGTCTCGATAGCCTCGGCGAGGACGCGCCGGGTCTCGTTCGGCGCGGCGTAGTCGTCGGCGACGTGGCGATACCGGAGGGAGTCGGCACGGACAGTGAGCCGGCTGTCGTAGCGGTCGGCGAGCAGCGTGTCGTTCGAGACGTCGACCGGCGTCGCGGTGTAGCCGGACGACGACCGGTAGCGGTCCGGCCCGGTCAGGTCGTCGACGGCGAAGACGTACCAGACGCCGGGCGTGAGGAGCAGGCCGACGACCAGGAGGGCGAGGGCGGTTCGGCGGTAGTTCACGGGCGGCGAGATGGCCGTCGGCGGTAAGTGTCTTGTCCGTCGTCAGTTGGGTCAATCTTGTCCGTACCCGCCGACCAGTAGTCCGACGAACGCGCTCGCACCGACCAGTTCGACGACGATAGCGAAGAAGGCCAGCGGGTCGTCGACGAAGTGCTCGACGACGAGCGAGACGGGCGAGGCGTGGCTGTGGCCGCCGGGGACGAAGCCGCCGTGGTCGCCGAGATGCCACCAGACGTAGCCGGCGACGTAGCCGAGGAGGACGACGACGCCGACGGCCAGCAGGGGCCGGACCGCTCGGTCGAAGTAGAGTCCGGCGAGCACGACGAGCAGAAGGAGTGCCGAGGGGACGAACAGATAGCCGCGCACGTCGGCGAACTCCCAGAGCG includes these proteins:
- a CDS encoding IMPACT family protein, with protein sequence MTDAYRTVADRAEASFEVQGSEFIGYVAPADTVAEAEAFIDEIEELHPDATHNVPAYRVPAGEASSKRAPGDVMLREYQSDDGEPTGSSGKPALNVLVQQDIRNVAVVVTRYYGGTNLGVGGLARAYSRAVKEAVEAAGVVEEVPHERLELVTEYDDSGTVRGILESTGVEFEAAYESDVRFAVRVPVDDADELRDRLRSATSGRVKIE
- a CDS encoding S9 family peptidase: MNPITAADFHGLVKPSDPRLSPDGERVAFVRSVPTDDETYESTVYVVDSEGGDSRQFTVAEGVDSQPRWSPSGDRLAFVSTRGADDDRPQLWVMPTDGGEARQVTDVPGGVVGPVWSPDGTRIAFTQAATEAEREEGLDLDIGEEEEYERETPDPRVVDRLVYRQGAKYIDGTRSHVYVLDLASEEETLTRLTDGDYDHNGVEWGDATTLYYASKRTDPTDDSVVVDVLASDTEAGTEELVTQTTGWGAVLAATEDGRVAYPRTPEEGLSMRGTDLEVYDRATGETTVLTADLDRTVDLTAGIAWDPSEERLGFVTPDEGRVVVRTVASDGTELKTVVGEGHVSGFSVGDDAVAVARSEWDHPGDVFVAGRSGDHEPTRLTKLNADYLAAHEVRKPEELRFDSDGHEIQGWLLTPPGFDEREADETYPLAVEIHGGPHAMWSTAGTMWHEFQTLAARGYVVFWSNPRGSTGYGEAHSMAIERDWGAVTMADVMAGVDLVCERDGVDADDAFVTGGSFGGFMTGWIVGQTDFFTGAVAQRGVYDLSSFYGSTDAFKLVEWDFGTTPWDDPAFLWEQSPVARADEVTTPTLVIHADNDFRVPVNNGEMFYLFLKKAGVDTRLVRYPREGHELSRSGEPGHIVDRIERIVRWFDGYSAHHDVPRALDRGDDGLSAGEETGNEDDADAGEDSDNADDGEDGGDDAGDDE
- the upp gene encoding uracil phosphoribosyltransferase codes for the protein MPIEDRDDAYLITHALAKDTLSKLRDVETEQVAFRKGLVKLGRICGYEIIDGAMGTEYVSIQTPLEETTGERVKGLDNVVIINVLRAATPFVEGLLKAFPRAKQGVISAGRNEEAGMNEDGEFPITIDYVKLPEISEKDTVIVADPMLATGSTMCTVLDHVLAEAPDYENLFVLSAVSAPDGLLRVGEQFPQADLLTVAIDDYLDDDGYIIPGLGDAGDRAFRTK
- a CDS encoding DUF1850 domain-containing protein, which codes for MTDSKPVRLAAGLLALLVVVSGVAAAVPGGQALVVEDAETGETLLTVPVEEETVVALEYTHSVEKTPVLDVYAVRDDELVMTRMEFESFGWGLPARANVTNENGTFVFDPEGSFSELYVTPGTVADHRLHVGDRTYDLVTVAGGEHSVRLHVVQRSLLRTGIERLTP
- a CDS encoding TRAP transporter permease codes for the protein MTTNTDTETEELTEEEKQKLLQELERKRSLRGPAAVVVAVVGILFSAYQMWIAARGFEFEVMLPGLGEVGFALQQLQINAIHVVFALVLTFLLFPASTGDGFVSRRLKAIPPAVRDRAGKDSPVTGAVEGLRAAVAWIAGDPERNRVTPLDVVFILFSLATGQYMLTQFDEIQRMRALGLDAGRTVGEIHWYLAPIADAISLVGIPLNEVSWAFVLGVAGVLLVLEATRRTLGLYLMLIVSSFIVYARYGYLIPLDAPFVGVLSIQPGQWSSIITDLWYNTNNGVFGIPVTVSVQFIYIFILFGAFLEMSGAGQWFIDLAYGATGSRKGGPAKASILSSGFMGTISGSSIANTVTTGAFTIPLMKRSGYRAEFAGAVEASASSGGQILPPVMGAAAFLIVEYTGTPYSDVITAAAIPAIVFFFGVWVMVHLEASRVGIGGIDPSELVNLGSHLKRGWFYLVPLGLLLYYLIVARLSVARSAWFTIVAIIALIALMAAYNERTRLPLFAAISGLFVAETAAFLVTGVDLVSAVTGTGGAGLAPLAAVEAAAGTLGTIILFVSFATLLFSPKSGSPLLDYDDQVDDTAESLIPNLADNKAAKFTTFIVKSMDSGARTATTVVIAVAAAGIIPGVISVTGLGPNLTALLLDISGGSLVLLLVITAISSIILGMGMPTTVTYIILVSMLAAPISQAAAIPILAAHLFILYFGVIADITPPVAVAAYAASGVAKSDPFETGVEAFSLSLNKAIVPFAFVLSPGILLIRGVGDGDDVNVLTLADVADLGFFIPEVLIPIVCVFVGVLALGPTIIGYFYTHVGRTERVLFAVSALLLMAPALVFTPVFTLLSLSGGGIADNTLVYDLGLRAVGAVLFGILTLKNRDSSKRGDQPSPVGGSAEATAE
- a CDS encoding TAXI family TRAP transporter solute-binding subunit, which encodes MRTDINRRDFIAATGVAGLAGLAGCTSGGDGGDGGDGGDGGDGGTDTRLSWHAGGTGGTYFPLSNEFKRVVEANTDYRLQVQSTGASVENAGNLGSGNADFALIQNDVAFFAKNGTGIDAFDGNAIPNLRGVATLYPETIHIVSLASTGIETVSDLEGATINTGDLGSGTQVNANQILDAVGISDYDEQNTGFSQAADQLRNGDIDAAFVVGGWPVGAIEDLATSNDLTIVEVDGDARDAVKESGSYFADDEIPAGTYNGVDEPRQTVAVQAMIATSSEQPDEVVEAVTAAIFDNVSELTIKTDFISADSAQDGMSIELHPGAAAYFEG
- a CDS encoding DUF7569 family protein, encoding MTDDACDACGDAVRDALARTVRLSVDRSQIDSQRLCPDCFADWIARYEREMQPDDTSQPVDSDADIIVD